The proteins below are encoded in one region of Stigmatopora argus isolate UIUO_Sarg chromosome 2, RoL_Sarg_1.0, whole genome shotgun sequence:
- the LOC144070706 gene encoding uncharacterized protein LOC144070706: protein MSRKRSVVWDYFKDISNELVVCVLCKNILSKHEQGTTTMLLRHLRTQHPDEPALAAKLDGKTTAIDANFEQKPMEIGQAQVEVELKDGESDIFAPAKQDEIDSAINGILLAVQESKPVRRNLEKSDVAAIQAELPSSGESKYHSLIWKHFDHFASVNGAQCLICKKMIKCPQGRRSNLFRHMSKTHPQVNLKADETVNEANVDSEGNATPMEVSAEIVEESQANVQHAHVENSLQSKMKYQRRSSVWKHFRPLDNLDGAQCWICNKKLKCPDGKTSNLHRHMAKRHPEVQRPGHKALQQTKPNLSSHTSNVGLETCPVEVTDNRAIPGVNCEETSVSVAERRIYRRERELIEALRRTQKEEAKALQDQRQLLQSLRAVNAREAAAEKKEIESLRRAQQEEAEELKRQREELERERAEQQKKWEKFEKEQTQLLLLPK from the exons ATGTCTCGTAAAAGGAGTGTGGTTTGGGATTATTTTAAAGACATTTCGAACGAATTGGTTGTGTGCGTGTTATGTAAAAATATCTTGTCCAAACACGAACAGGGAACCACCACAATGTTGTTGAGGCATCTGCGGACTCAACATCCAGACGAGCCTGCTTTAGCAGCTAAATTAGACGGCAAAACAACCGCCATTGACGCCAACTTCGAACAAAAGCCCATGGAAATAGGACAAGCACAAG tggagGTGGAACTGAAGGATGGAGAGTCTGACATCTTTGCCCCTGCAAAACAAGATGAAATTGATTCTGCTATAAATGGGATCCTCTTAGCTGTACAAGAAAGTAAGCCTGTTAGGCGAAATCTGGAAAAATCAGACGTAGCGGCCATCCAAGCGGAGCTCCCGTCAAGTGGTGAATCCAAATATCACAGCTTGATCTGGaaacattttgatcattttgccAGTGTGAACGGTGCTCAGTGTTTGATTTGCAAGAAGATGATCAAATGCCCCCAGGGCAGGAGGAGCAACCTTTTCCGACACATGTCAAAGACCCACCCACAGGTGAATCTGAAAGCAGATGAAACTGTGAATGAAGCTAACGTGGATTCTGAAGGAAACGCCACCCCCATGGAAGTTAGCGCAGAAATCGTGGAGGAAAGTCAGGCAAACGTACAACACGCCCATGTTGAAAATTCGCTCCAGTCAAAGATGAAATACCAACGCCGTAGCTCCGTCTGGAAACATTTCCGGCCTCTGGACAATTTGGATGGTGCTCAATGTTGGATTTGCAACAAGAAGCTTAAGTGCCCCGACGGCAAGACCAGCAACCTGCATCGACACATGGCAAAGAGGCACCCCGAGGTGCAGCGGCCGGGGCACAAGGCACTCCAGCAAACAAAGCCTAACTTATCCTCGCACACTTCCAATGTTGGTCTGGAGACGTGTCCCGTAGAGGTTACGGACAATAGAGCAATTCCTG GTGTGAACTGTGAGGAAACGAGTGTAAGCGTGGCCGAGAGACGTATTTACAGGAGAGAGCGGGAGTTGATCGAAGCTTTGAGGAGGACGCAGAAGGAGGAGGCGAAGGCTCTGCAAGATCAGCGGCAGCTCCTCCAAAGTCTGAGGGCAGTCAACGCCAGAGAGGCCGCCGCAGAGAAGAAGGAGATAGAGTCCCTCAGGAGAGCACAGCAGGAGGAAGCCGAAGAGTTAAAGAGACAAAGAGAAGAGCTGGAGAGGGAAAGAGCTGAGCAGCAGAAGAAATGGGAGAAGTTTGAGAAGGAACAAACTCAGTTGCTCTTGCTTCCCAAATAA
- the cog4 gene encoding conserved oligomeric Golgi complex subunit 4, with protein sequence MADSGSVPAKRCDSGNLSSVSMDTISALTELDDLERVYQQLCVEEKAVEVELDRLVAQEGSIHTKMLALQRMGPNLQLIGGDASQLSGMITFTCSLAENVSRKVRQLDLAKTRLYNVIQRADDILDLKFCTDGVQTALRNEDYEQAAAHIHRYLSLDQSVIELSRQGDESSTADANLLLLQEAEQKLKVIVADKLDEAVAAVDLAQVERFFKIFPLLGLHEQGLARFGQYLCSQLASKAEENLLLATGGDLGEKRAPLIFADTLTLLLEGIARVVETHQPIVETYYGPGHLYTLITHLQQECDQQSQKIVDRFTQQRGYLSKFQIVQSSMMKSTPGERIEPRELDPVLAEVTLMNARAELYLRFLRRRIMADFEVGDPQSITPEHNQNVEKLLKHCVLSRNMQELIGYYIPMEEYYMRESVNKAVTMDTFEKGLLTSSMVDDCFYIVKKCISRALSSSSIDCLCAMINHANSVLESDFREVLYNKLRQGFPATTLQDIQRGVSSAVSLMQSSLQQGKFNTDFNIDSAENAKAAFLVTLNNAEVCSENISTLKGNLENDCSKLFSQGSTSGDRAKIESCLSDLVNTSTKFKDLLQEGLTELNTTAIKPQVKPWISSFLSISHNIEEEEFNDYEANDPWVQQLIVNLEQLMAEFKTTISPLIYDTLTSLMTSLISIEMEKTVLKCSFSRLGGLQFDKELRSLVAYLTTVTTWTIRDKFARLTQMATILNLERVTEILDYWGPNSGPLTWRLTPAEVRQVLALRIDFRSEDIKRLRL encoded by the exons ATGGCTGACAGTGGATCCGTCCCAGCGAAAAGATGCGATTCTGGCAATCTTTCCTCCGTAAGTATGGACACTATTTCAGCCCTCACGGAGCTGGACGACTTGGAGAGAGTCTACCAGCAGCTCTGCGTGGAAGAG AAAGCGGTGGAGGTTGAATTGGACCGACTGGTGGCACAGGAGGGAAGCATTCACACAAAGATGTTGGCACTTCAGAGGATGGG ACCCAACCTCCAGTTAATCGGAGGAGATGCCAGCCAACTGTCTGGCATGATCACCTTTACCTGCAGTTTAGCAGAGAATGTCAGCCGCAAAGTCAGACAACTAGACTTGGCCAAG ACACGCCTGTACAACGTCATCCAGCGTGCCGATGACATCCTAGATTTGAAGTTCTGCACAGACGGCGTCCAGACAGCTCTGCGGAATGAAGATTACGAACAGGCCGCTGCGCATATCCATAGATACCTTTCTCTGGATCAGTCAGTCATTGAGCTCAGCCGGCAGGGAGACGAAA GCAGCACGGCGGATGCCAATCTGCTCCTGCTGCAGGAGGCTGAGCAGAAACTGAAGGTCATCGTGGCCGACAAGTTGGATGAAGCCGTGGCTGCCGTGGATCTGGCGCAGGTGGAGAGATTTTTCAAGATCTTCCCCTTGCTGGGCCTCCACGAGCAAGGCCTTGCCCGCTTTGGACAGTATCTTTGCTCTCAG CTGGCCTCCAAAGCGGAAGAGAACCTGCTATTAGCAACGGGGGGAGATTTGGGCGAGAAAAGAGCTCCTCTCATATTCGCAGATACGCTGACGCTGTTGCTAGAAG GCATTGCCCGTGTTGTGGAGACCCATCAGCCTATCGTAGAGACCTATTACGGTCCGGGACACCTCTACACGCTCATCACTCACTTGCAGCAGGAATGTGACCAACAGAGCCAGAAGATAGTTGACCGGTTCACGCAGCAAAGAGGATACCTCAGCAAA TTTCAGATTGTCCAGAGCAGCATGATGAAGAGTACCCCCGGAGAGCGGATCGAACCCAg AGAGTTGGACCCAGTTTTAGCCGAGGTCACTTTAATGAACGCGAGGGCAGAGCTTTACCTGCGCTTCTTGCGCCGACGTATAATGGCTGACTTTGAAGTGGGAGACCCGCAGAGCATCACACCGG AACATAATCAAAATGTGGAGAAGCTGCTCAAGCACTGCGTGCTGAGCAGGAACATGCAGGAGCTCATTGGATACTACATTCCAATGGAGGAATACTACATGAGAGAGTCTGTTAATAAG gCGGTTACAATGGACACCTTTGAGAAAGGTCTGCTGACATCCAGCATGGTGGATGACTGTTTTTACATCGTAAAGAAGTGCATCAGTCGAGCTCTGTCCAGCTCCAGCATCGATTGCCTTTGCGCCATGATCAACCACGCCAACTCGGTGCTGGAGTCCGACTTCAG GGAGGTGTTGTACAACAAGCTGAGGCAGGGCTTCCCAGCCACCACGCTGCAGGACATCCAGCGCGGTGTCAGCAGCGCAGTCAGCCTGATGCAAAGCAGCTTGCAGCAGGGCAAATTCAACACCGATTTCAACATTGACAGTGCTGAAAATGCCAAGGCTGCTTTTTTG GTAACGCTCAATAACGCTGAGGTATGCAGTGAGAATATCTCCACGTTGAAGGGGAACCTCGAG AATGATTGCTCCAAGTTGTTCAGTCAAGGGTCGACTTCCGGCGACCGAGCCAAAATTGAGAGCTGCTTGTCCGACCTCGTGAACACATCTACCAAGTTTAAGGACCTTTTGCAG GAGGGTCTGACTGAGCTGAACACGACAGCCATCAAGCCTCAAGTTAAGCCCTGGATCAGCAGTTTCCTCTCTATCTCACATAACATCGAGGAG GAGGAGTTTAATGACTATGAAGCAAACGACCCCTGGGTGCAGCAGCTCATTGTCAACTTAGAGCAGCTAATGGCTGAGTTCAAG ACAACCATCTCTCCTCTCATCTACGACACACTGACCAGCCTGATGACCAGTTTGATATCCATCGAGATGGAGAAGACCGTCCTCAAGTGCTCGTTCAGCAGG CTGGGAGGGTTGCAGTTCGATAAAGAGCTTCGTTCCCTCGTGGCCTATCTCACCACAGTTACCACCTGGACCATCAGGGACAAGTTTGCACGTCTCACGCAGATGGCCACCATCCTTAACCTGGAGAGG GTCACTGAGATCTTGGACTACTGGGGACCAAACTCGGGGCCCCTTACATGGCGTCTGACCCCGGCAGAAGTGCGTCAGGTTCTCGCTCTGCGCATCGACTTCCGAAGTGAGGACATCAAGAGGCTTCGACTCTGA